TTAAACTAGATAAAGTCACTCCAGATCAAATAAACAAAATAACTACTAGATCTGATAAAGCATTTGGTTCTAGTGGAAAATAAATAATTTATAAAAAATCGGCAAAAAATGCCGATTTTATATTTTTACTGTATCTCTTAGTGATCTTAAAAAATTAAAGAGGATCCTTCAAATAGATTGGTTTAATATTCTCTAGTTCTGTTAATTCGAAGTTTTTGATGTTATTGATTAAGTTCTCAAAAATATCGACGTTCTTAAAGTTTTTGAAAAGTGAAAGATCAGGATTCTTCTTGCATAAATTTTCATACTCTTCATCATCAACAATTTTTAGTATTCCAACGTTTCCACGATAGATACTTACGTATTTTTTATTTGATTTTGCATCAATGCACGAAATTCCTTCTCCATATGGAACTTGGATCTTAAGATTTGAAATCGTATAAACTTCTAATGACGGATCAACAGTTTTCCATGTTTTAGCAATGTTTGTTCCAACTCTCACACCGCTAAATGAACCTGGTCCAAGTGTTAGATACAATTTTCTAATTGATTTCATTTTAATCTTGTGATCTGCTAAGAACTCTTCAATTTTATTAATAATGATATCAACTAAGTTCTTATGTAGCTCGATTGAAGTGTAATAATAGATTTCTTCTTTTTCACTATCAAAGATTGCAAGATTAATCTTATCTAAACAAGTGTCGATAAATAAAGAATATTTTTTTAGCATAGTAATTACTCAAATAGTCCCTTTAATTCTTGATTTAAATCAAGATGAACGTCAAATAGTTTTTTCATAAAGACTTCATCGGGTTTTACTTCAAAAAACAATGATACATTAGTTGTGGGATGAGTTAATTCTAATTGATAAGCATGTAAGAACTGCTTATAATCAGTTCTTTGTTCTCCTTTTACCCCATATAATGGATCATTGATGATATTATGCTTAATAAAGTCCATATGAACGCGAATTTGGTGAGTTCTACCAGTTAACAACTCACATTTAATTAGAGCGTACTTCTTGTTTTGATCAAGTACATAAATCTTAGTAATTGCATTCTTAGGGTTTTTCGTGTTCTCTACCCCAAACTTTAAGTCATGATCTTTTAGATAACCGATTGGCGCATCAATAACAGCCCTTAATTCATTAAACGGATAATGAACAATCGCTAAATAATAACGCTTCATAATTCTTTTAGTT
The nucleotide sequence above comes from Mycoplasmoides gallisepticum. Encoded proteins:
- the tsaB gene encoding tRNA (adenosine(37)-N6)-threonylcarbamoyltransferase complex dimerization subunit type 1 TsaB, with translation MLKKYSLFIDTCLDKINLAIFDSEKEEIYYYTSIELHKNLVDIIINKIEEFLADHKIKMKSIRKLYLTLGPGSFSGVRVGTNIAKTWKTVDPSLEVYTISNLKIQVPYGEGISCIDAKSNKKYVSIYRGNVGILKIVDDEEYENLCKKNPDLSLFKNFKNVDIFENLINNIKNFELTELENIKPIYLKDPL